The following proteins come from a genomic window of Candidatus Peregrinibacteria bacterium:
- a CDS encoding tRNA uridine(34) 5-carboxymethylaminomethyl modification radical SAM/GNAT enzyme Elp3: MKPAIKIFGNEREIIAESIIIEMFQCGEVHPKKLEDIKNTWTKGKNISSPSNVDLLKSYRKLVGSKKIPETPWLQKKLRKRSIRTLSGISPISVLTKPYPCPGRCVYCPTEKASPEGKTLFEIDSEKKYGPQKIAKKYRRPGALVMPKSYLSSEPAAMKALLNSFDPWKQVQNRIRALKETGHFPEKCELIVIGGTFSFLPKKYQTWFVKRCVQALNEDKSPHKRIEKVLQENEKAQHRAIGIVLETRPDHITLKEAKRFRFMGCTRVEIGVQTLDDAVSLYTKRGHGNAEVIRATKILRDAGYKICYHMMPGLPGSTPQKDLQSFQTMYSDPNFKPDYLKIYPCSVVPFSELAEWYAQGKFTPATHEDLIPLLLDIKAMTPPWVRITRLIRDIPSTAILAGSKITNLRQHLSFLSKKRGTPCKCIRCREIRDEKFNPEEIILKRMEYEANDGHEIFLSHETPNGKIIALLRLRIPSWFFSKNPGKPLFRVLKNCALIRELHTYGELVPVGKRTGNSQHGGWGKKLLFEAEKIIDEEYHIPKVAVISGVGAKDYYRKFGYEEEQTYMVKKLIKKSRRHHDILKSQKTVQNLTIP, encoded by the coding sequence GTGAAACCAGCTATAAAAATCTTCGGAAATGAAAGAGAAATTATTGCGGAATCGATCATTATTGAAATGTTTCAGTGTGGGGAAGTGCACCCAAAAAAATTGGAAGACATAAAAAATACGTGGACGAAAGGAAAGAACATTTCATCGCCCTCAAACGTTGATCTCTTAAAGTCGTACAGAAAGCTTGTGGGCAGTAAAAAAATTCCAGAAACTCCTTGGCTTCAGAAGAAACTGAGAAAAAGGTCAATTCGAACACTTTCGGGGATTTCTCCCATTTCAGTTCTCACGAAACCTTACCCTTGCCCGGGAAGATGTGTGTATTGTCCTACAGAGAAAGCTTCTCCAGAAGGGAAAACACTCTTTGAAATCGATTCGGAAAAGAAATATGGTCCTCAAAAAATTGCCAAGAAATACCGAAGACCCGGAGCGCTCGTTATGCCAAAGAGCTATCTCTCCTCTGAGCCGGCAGCGATGAAAGCGCTCCTCAATTCATTTGATCCGTGGAAGCAAGTTCAAAACAGAATTCGAGCGCTCAAAGAAACTGGGCATTTTCCAGAAAAATGCGAACTTATTGTTATTGGAGGAACATTTTCCTTTCTTCCAAAAAAATATCAAACATGGTTTGTAAAAAGATGTGTTCAAGCCTTGAATGAAGACAAATCTCCTCATAAAAGAATAGAAAAAGTTCTGCAGGAGAATGAAAAAGCACAGCATCGGGCGATTGGCATTGTTCTCGAAACAAGACCAGATCATATCACGTTAAAAGAAGCAAAAAGATTTCGATTCATGGGATGCACTCGGGTGGAAATCGGAGTACAAACGCTTGATGATGCCGTTTCTCTGTACACGAAAAGAGGTCATGGCAATGCGGAAGTTATCAGAGCAACAAAAATTTTACGTGATGCAGGATATAAAATTTGCTATCACATGATGCCAGGACTTCCGGGAAGCACTCCACAAAAAGATCTTCAGAGTTTTCAAACGATGTACTCTGATCCAAATTTTAAACCGGATTATCTCAAAATTTATCCGTGTTCAGTTGTTCCATTTTCTGAGCTTGCAGAATGGTACGCTCAGGGCAAATTCACTCCAGCGACACATGAGGACCTTATTCCCCTTCTTCTCGACATCAAAGCGATGACACCGCCATGGGTTCGTATCACGAGACTCATTCGTGATATTCCCAGTACAGCAATTCTTGCTGGCTCAAAAATCACAAATCTCCGTCAGCACCTCTCTTTCCTTTCGAAAAAAAGAGGAACACCGTGCAAATGTATTCGGTGTCGTGAAATTCGCGATGAGAAATTTAATCCCGAAGAAATAATTCTGAAAAGAATGGAATATGAAGCAAATGATGGCCATGAAATTTTTCTTTCGCACGAAACTCCAAATGGAAAAATCATCGCACTTTTACGGCTCAGAATTCCTTCGTGGTTTTTCTCAAAAAATCCTGGGAAACCGCTTTTTCGAGTCCTCAAAAATTGTGCACTTATTCGGGAATTGCACACGTATGGAGAACTTGTTCCGGTAGGAAAACGAACAGGAAATTCGCAACATGGAGGATGGGGAAAAAAACTCCTCTTTGAAGCGGAAAAGATTATTGATGAGGAATATCACATTCCAAAAGTTGCTGTTATTTCTGGCGTAGGAGCAAAAGATTACTACAGAAAATTTGGGTATGAAGAAGAGCAGACGTATATGGTGAAAAAACTAATTAAGAAATCAAGAAGGCATCATGATATACTCAAATCGCAAAAAACTGTACAAAATTTAACGATTCCTTAA
- a CDS encoding DsrE family protein, which translates to MKLAIILSASEPESNWNAFRLANFALKQGDEVKVFLVGQGVEYETASSEKFNIKEQSEEFLKSDKAQIMACGTCLKLREKEATSTCPMSTMKDLYALIKGCDKVLTF; encoded by the coding sequence ATGAAGCTCGCAATCATTCTCTCGGCAAGTGAACCAGAAAGCAATTGGAATGCTTTTCGATTGGCAAATTTTGCTCTTAAACAAGGTGATGAAGTTAAGGTTTTTCTTGTTGGACAAGGAGTGGAATATGAAACTGCAAGTTCAGAAAAATTCAATATTAAAGAGCAATCTGAAGAGTTTTTAAAGTCGGATAAAGCGCAAATCATGGCTTGTGGCACTTGTCTCAAATTACGTGAAAAGGAGGCTACGAGCACGTGCCCGATGAGTACTATGAAAGATTTATACGCATTAATAAAAGGATGTGACAAAGTTTTAACTTTTTAA
- a CDS encoding SHOCT domain-containing protein produces MKKIFSFTLLIFALSFSFPTFSFAQGMMSLWNSSSDNASIQSQQQEEQEGKSLLDELSNKTVPCAQLNDSDFEKIGEYFMGQSIGDTGRHIVMNEMMKRMMGEKGEEQMHAVMGKRSSGCDSSAAFPEQDIGFMPMAYMMGGFTNPSSSNNYFTNPNSMMNFGFLPFGGFSWIFMILWWILIIAGIAMLVKWLMSQSGGTRWNHEKTSLDILKERYAKGEINKKEFEEKRKDVEA; encoded by the coding sequence ATGAAAAAAATATTCTCGTTCACACTATTAATTTTTGCCTTAAGTTTTTCTTTTCCCACTTTCTCATTCGCGCAAGGGATGATGAGCCTTTGGAACTCATCTTCCGATAATGCCAGTATACAAAGTCAGCAACAAGAAGAACAGGAGGGGAAATCTCTTTTGGATGAATTGAGCAATAAAACAGTTCCTTGTGCACAACTCAATGACTCAGATTTTGAGAAAATCGGTGAATATTTCATGGGGCAATCCATCGGAGACACAGGAAGGCATATCGTCATGAATGAAATGATGAAAAGAATGATGGGTGAAAAGGGCGAAGAACAGATGCACGCAGTTATGGGAAAGAGATCAAGCGGCTGTGATTCGTCCGCTGCCTTTCCTGAGCAGGATATCGGTTTTATGCCAATGGCATATATGATGGGTGGATTTACAAATCCATCTTCTTCAAATAATTATTTTACGAATCCGAACTCTATGATGAATTTCGGATTTTTACCCTTCGGCGGTTTTAGTTGGATTTTTATGATTCTCTGGTGGATCTTGATCATTGCGGGAATCGCTATGCTTGTTAAATGGCTCATGAGTCAATCTGGAGGAACACGATGGAATCATGAAAAAACATCGCTTGATATCTTGAAAGAAAGATACGCCAAAGGTGAGATTAATAAAAAAGAATTCGAAGAAAAAAGAAAGGATGTAGAGGCTTGA